The sequence tctccatatatatataaaatagcaGCTGGGTGAAGATGGGCAGGCTGAAATgtgttcccattctttttccagGGTGTTAACTTCCTGTTTTATTATGAAGAACTGGTTGAATATTTCTACTCTCCAGGGTTAGGAAATaggttttaaaattgttgttcATGCACTGTAGAATACTGCATTCTACAGAAGGACTTAAGTTCCTAAACTAGTTTGTGTGTTGagagtgtttgtttttttggccaaagtttCAGAGCAGCCACTTTGTTTGCAGTATAACACATGCCAGCATGCCTTGGGTTTTATGATTTCTCAGTTGTAAGAGTCCAAAATATCCTCCCTCTCTGAAGCAGGATGTAGGCATCCCTTATCTATTCCAGGTGCTTCCCATTCATTTGCAATCTGATGAGGCCAAAACTGGCCTCTTTGCAACTGGAACtttgaaacaataaaaataaaataaaagatcagcTGCTGCCAAGGAACATCCCTTGCCATAACGTCTAGTAAAACCAGGGATGGGGTCAAGGTTGTATGGGCTCTCAGCCAAAGTAGTTACCTTGTGGGCAGTACTGATCACTGTCAAGTGTCTTCCAGCTGCcatctttatttctccccccaccccaagtcctagtccccatccccccccccccggtaatgtATGTTAATAACATGGCTGCCACTACAAAAACACATAGTGACCAGAAAACTGAAAGTTTTAAAAAGGAGGAACCAAGGCAGGTATTAGCAATGCCAGCACCTATTATGAAAGGGGAGGAGGTAGCTGTGTTTTTAATCACCATTTTTAACATAATGCACAAGTATTTTGGAATGTTTAGTCCTTCCCAGAGTGCAAGAAGATGATGAGCTTAAATGTGGAAGGGAGCTTGTGCCCACAGCTAAGTCCACTGACTCAAAACTTTGTGGAACGAGTCATCTAATGTTGGGATTGGACTTCCATATGTTGAAAGAATGGTTTCTTCTTTAATCCAAGGCTGTAGCAGTGTGAAAAACAGCACTTTGCTGGAGTGATAATGGTGTGAGCCCCTCTATCATAGCtgcaggttgtatatgtgtgtaaataaactatatatcataCAGATACCACGTTTCGAggctggggtggcatgtaacaacaTCATTGATTATTGTTAATGTTTGTTTTGAGGTTATCTTTTTTGAGCTGTGGGagaaaggtcactttttaaataaattctaGCTAAAAGTTTCAAGTTTAGAGGCCACTTCTGAATATCATATACTGGGAATGCAGAGTCTTAGTTTTGAGAAGACATGCACACACTAAAAGGCGGAGATGATGGGCAGACATTGTATTAATGTTGCAATCACCACTATTATCAAATATTATAGAGTTGGTGTTGCACATTTGGCTAGAAGGCAGGGAAGGTGGCTGCTGCAGACAGGGAAGAGGTGAATTGCATTTCCATCACAGCACATCAGTGTCGAGTTGCAGCTCGGCATCCAAAGAAAAGTCAGTCTCACATCATAATAAGTTCCGAAATATGGCTGCTTCTAGGGCTAATgcagcacagcttttattgtgtgaaatcagaaagcTACAAAGTACAAGCCAAGCAATTTGTTCTAGCAAGCAGATaaggaccttcgcactagacCACGCACGCGATCAGGCCATGCCACGTTAGCCAATTataggacagcacgagctgttcacgcgctgttcatgctccaaggatgcttctagctatgaaatcaccctgtaacaataagaaccttgctcatgctctcatgtacaagcaatcattttcccacatatccccttttcttgtttatattattaGAGGAAAAGAGGGACCATTAGTCCAAATCGTACACTTCATTGCCTAAGCGTCTACACTTTGCAACATAAATTCCTCTTGTAACCCCTGTGGTGGGCCGTGGTCGGTACCACCATGCAGTGCATTGGGAAATCAAAGAGGGTATGCATTGAATGCAACAACACACCATAATGAAGCCAGCAATACATGCAATTACaatcaataatatttttcttaACCATAATCCATTAGGTAGCCAAGAAGACAACCactcccatggatcaaaaccttcAGGTGGATTCAAAGGATTATGGGCTATCATTTGTTCCATATGATCAATAGTAGCAGAGATATTGGTCGATTGATCAGTTATATACATGCAGCAATGAGAATGAATTAAGGCACAAATTCCACCTTTAGAAGCAAGGATCACATCTAAAGCATAATGATGTTGAAGAACTACATTTCTTATTTCTGATATTTCTttgttaatcatttttaaagccaaAATGGTGGAATTAAACAAATTTTCTGTCCAGTTTGCCAATTTATGCAAATCACGGTAATTCATGGCTGCACCTAAAGAAGGCAGAAGGGACCTAGAGATGGCTGTCCCTGTATATTGAGAAATAGGTGATTGTACTTCCCTTCTGTTACGCAAACGGACCGCTGGGAGCTTATCTATTTTATATACCAAGGGTACTACTATACCTAACGTGCAGGTACCAGAAAAGGCAGAGGGGATTCCTTTGTAGGCACGTGTGCCACAAAATAACCATAAATCAGATTGAAGCAAACATGTAGTTCTGCTGCTCTTTCTCATCCAGTCGAACCAAACATAAAAGTCTCTACACGCAGCTTGTTGTTCATAGGTCATGTAAGTTGGGACATTATTAATTAAAACCTTTGGTCTGCCACTCATGGTTGTAacattaagaaaacaagaagatccATTAATGTATTCATGTGTCCAATTACAATATGGATAATGACCTAAAAATTTTTTGCTACTgtgattaaaatgaaaacaataaggaGCTAATTCTACAAGCGATAGAAATACAGGAGGTAAACTTATGCGATTGTCCTTCATATTATTGCTAATCTTATATGAAGCATTTATAGGAATACCATGTAATAAAATGCCAGATCTTTTTGATTGAGGAGGGATATGCATACACATCCAACAATCAGAAAGGTTAAGCATAGAAGCAAAATGATTAATGTCTCTAACGTAAGTATTGTTAGTCCAAATCTGATGATAAGGTTCAGGCCTCCTGGCCTTCTGCAAAAAGGCAGCACGACGAAAGCGGTGTTTCACAAAGTTCACGGAGAGGCTCCATCCGTGTGAAGTGGAATTGTGGGGCCACTCAGGACGATGCCATATTGGTTGCTCGGGGGGGCAATAAGGGTGAGAATGG is a genomic window of Podarcis muralis chromosome 17, rPodMur119.hap1.1, whole genome shotgun sequence containing:
- the LOC144325988 gene encoding uncharacterized protein LOC144325988 — translated: MGSCICRNGCVASPGLWFLHANNRATKYHAGCSETAIGIIYHSHPYCPPEQPIWHRPEWPHNSTSHGWSLSVNFVKHRFRRAAFLQKARRPEPYHQIWTNNTYVRDINHFASMLNLSDCWMCMHIPPQSKRSGILLHGIPINASYKISNNMKDNRISLPPVFLSLVELAPYCFHFNHSSKKFLGHYPYCNWTHEYINGSSCFLNVTTMSGRPKVLINNVPTYMTYEQQAACRDFYVWFDWMRKSSRTTCLLQSDLWLFCGTRAYKGIPSAFSGTCTLGIVVPLVYKIDKLPAVRLRNRREVQSPISQYTGTAISRSLLPSLGAAMNYRDLHKLANWTENLFNSTILALKMINKEISEIRNVVLQHHYALDVILASKGGICALIHSHCCMYITDQSTNISATIDHMEQMIAHNPLNPPEGFDPWEWLSSWLPNGLWLRKILLIVIACIAGFIMVCCCIQCIPSLISQCTAWWYRPRPTTGVTRGIYVAKCRRLGNEVYDLD